One Natrinema longum genomic window, TCGGCGTCGCCCTCGACGGAGATCGGTCCGCGGTCCCCGCGGACGGTCTCGAGTGCGCCGTCGCTCTCGAAGGAGCGGCCAAGCAGGGACGTCGCGACGGCATCGACGGCCGGAGCCGAGCCGGCGAACAGCGTGTCCCCCGCGACGGGGTCGCCGCCGTAGGCGGTCGTCGCGTCGAGGACGGCGACTGCGGGATCGACGGCCCGCGTCGCCGCGACGGCGGCCCGATCGGACGCCGCGTCGCAGTCGACGAGGTCGGCGAGCGTTCGCATCGCGCCCGCGACCGGTCCGGCCGCGGTCGCCCGCAGCGACGGGACGACGATCACGGCCCCCTCGGCGAGTCGATTCGGGACCGAGAGCGCGACCGGGGCGTCCTCGAGCGCGGACAGGTCGCCGGTTCGGGGTTCGTCCGCCAGATCGACGGCGTCCGCGTCGAACCCCTCGAGCAGGCTCTCGTAGCCGAGATACTGGACGGTTCGGTCGAAGGAGATGTGCTCGTCGCTCGCGCCGGCGACGGCGATATCGGCGTCCGTCCGCCCCTCGAGCCGAGCGACGATAGCCCCGATCACGGCGGGATCGGTGACCATCCCCGAGGAGGGGTGGAACGGGTAGTGGGCATCCGGGACGAGCGTGATCCGGTCGGCATCCGCGAGCGCGTCGACGGCGGGCTCGAGCACGTCGCGAACGGGTGACTCGAACAGTGCCACTCGGCGGTCGATATCGGGTAGCCAGCCCCCACGGCGCTCGGCGGCGTCGACGGCGGCTGCACGGACCCGCGCCGTGCTCATAGGCTCACCTCCGGCGTCTCGGGTTCGTCCCGGTCGTGGTCCGTCGCCGCCGGCTCCGCGGCAGCCAACTCGGCGGCCCGTTCGGCGAGTGCCAGCGTTCGTCGGCCGTCGGCCCCGTCGACCGGCGGCCGCTCACCCGCACGGATCGCCCCACAGAAGTCCGCCAGCGCGTCGTAGTGGGCCTGCAGGTAGAACGTCGGCCCGAAGACGTCCGGGTCGTCACCCGTGAATCGGCTCGCGACGTTCGACAGGGCGGCCCTGGCTGCGCCCGCATAGAAGTGCTCGGGCAGGTGGTCCCGATTGCTGATCGTTCCGGTGACGCCTTCGAGGCGCAGCCGGGTGTTGACCTCGGGCAGCTGTTCCCACTGGTAGGAGCCACAGTGGAGCGTGATCGTCGTGCCCGTCTCCGGTGCCTCCATGAGAACGGTCGCGGCGTCCTCGACGTCGATCTCGAGGCTCTGCCCCAGCGACGCGTCGCGGACCTCGAGGTCGCCGAACAGCCACTCGAGGACGTCGAAGCAGTGAACGCCGAGCTCGAGCAGGGAGCCGCCGCCGGCGGCGTCGGGGTCCAGCGGCCAGGCCGGCGGCTGCCCGTCGGCGGGCGGACGGCCGAGCGGGCCGTCGTTGAGCCGCGTGATCGAGGCGTAGGGGACGTGACCGACGCTGCCCTGATCGTAGGCCTCCTTGACGCCGACCATGTCCGGCTGGTAGCGCAGGGTGTGATCGACGCCGACGGCGATGTCCGCCTCGCTGGCGGTCGCGAGTAGCGCGTCGGCTTCCTCGGTCGACCGGGCGAGGGGTTTCTCGACGAAGACGTCGACCCCCGCTTGCGCGGCCTGCTCGACGGCGTCGGCGTGGAGGAACGGCGGCAGTGCGACGACCGCCGCGTCCAACTCCTCGGACTCGAGGAGCGTCCCGTAGTCGTCGTACGTTCGCGACGCGCCGGCGCGTTCGGCTCGAGCGCGATTTTCGGGAACGGCGTCGGCGGCGGCGACGACCTCCACGTCGGGCATCGCGACCGCCGATTTCAGGTGGACGATACCGATGTTTCCGACGCCGAGGATGCCAAGCGACAGTGCGTTCGAATCGGTCAATCGATCCAAAAGGGGACGTACCATTTGCTCGAGAGCGGGCCGGCTGCGGGCTTTGTTATCGTCGTCATACCGATTCGTGCCGCCGAGTAGCACCACCATTCGATCGGCGAGGGCGGCTCGAGCGGTCAGTTCCAGCTCGCCGTCGCCCGCTCGGCGTCACCCGCGGGTCCCACGACCTGCTGGGCGACGTCGGTCATCGTCTCGACCGTCAACTCGGTCGCGGATCGCTGTCGGTCGAGATAGGAGAGGATCGCCCGCATCCGGCGATCGTCCCGGTCGTGAGTCAGGTTGTTCGGGTGGAGCCACATATGGAAGAGCCCGTCGGAGCGGGTGGCTTCGTCGATCCCGCGGCGGGCGAGCGCGACCATGGGGTCCTCCCAGATCGATTCCGCGACGGTTCGTGCCGGGCCCTCGAACCCGAAGAGGAACATCGAGGCAGGGACGTCGACCAGACCGTGTTCGTCGATGGCCGGTTCGACCAGCATCGATCGATCCCGGATCGTCGAATCGAAGACCCCGCGAACGCCGTCTCGAGTCGGTGATCGCCCTCGGTAGGCCGTGATCCCGTGATCGGCCAGTACGTCACGGTGGCCGACGTCGTTTCGCGGATAGATGAACGAGTCGAGGGACTGGTTCCAGTCGGCCGCGAGTTCGCGACAGCGCTCGAGTTCCGCGTCGGCGAGTTCGCGGTCCGTCTCCGGGCGGCCGAACAGGACGTGTGAAAAGGAGTGACTGGCGAACTCGTGGTCGACGTCGGACTCGGTGATGGCCGAGACGAGGTCGGGACCGAATCGGAGATCGTCGCGGTCGGCCCACGCGGTTCGTTCGCGCTCGAACCAGCCGTCCGGTGCCGGATGCTCGGCGTGCGTGCCGTCACAGGAGTCGAGCATGAGGTGGCCGACGACGCCCCACGTCGCCGGGACGTCGAACTCCGAGAGCAACTCGAGCATGACCGACCAGCCACGGCGGCCGGCTTCGACACGGTCCGAGGGCGGTTCGACGAGGTCGTGAAAGCCCCAGCCGAGTTCGGCATCGAGGGAGATTACGACGCTACCCACGGATCCCACCACGATTGAACGCGTCTCATATCCGGACGGTCGCGTTCGGGTGGCTTTGTTATGGATGGCTTGCCGAAACCGCGATCCAACACCGCTGTGGTCGCTCACCGGCGCTCCCGCGATAGCGGACCGATACCGGAACCGTGACGCGTTAATCGGACCGAACTGAGTCGCCTCGAGCCGGGCAGGGCCTGAAACCGCTCTATAACAAAACGCGCATCGGGCGACTCACAGGACAGTAGGCGTCACAGATGCCACCTTCCAAATCATGAGCGGATCGACCACCCCCTCCGAGCGAGCGTTCGTGCTCGGGCTCGACGGCGTACCGTGGCGACTCATCGAACGATGGAGCGACGAGGGGCACCTCCCGAACGTCGCTCGGCTCCGCGAGGAGGGCGCGTCCGGACGGCTCGACAGTACTCGGCCGCCGACGACGCCGCTGGCCTGGCCGTCGATCGCGACCGGCGTCTGGCCGGACAAACACGGAATCTACGGCTTTCAAAACCTCTCGTCGGAATACAGTCACGAGATGTACACGAGTCGGGATCTCGAACAGCCGGCCCTCTGGGACCAGCTCGGGCCGGCCCACGTCGGGAACGTCCCGATGACGTACCCGGCCCGCGAGATCGATGGCACCATGGTCGCGGGCATGATGACCCCCTCGAGGAACCAGAAGTGGACGTATCCCGCCGACCTGGGAGACGAGATCGACTCCCGGATTCCGAACTACGAGATCAGCCTCGACTACCCCGAGTACGCCGACCGGCCGGCGGAGTTCGAGGCTGCCGTCGACGACATGCTCGCGAACCGCCGGGAACTAATGCAGCTCCAGATGGACCGGGCCGGCGACGACTGGCAACTGTTCTTTTTCGTCTACACCGCACCCGATCGGTTCCAGCACCTCGTCTGGGATATGGACCGGTTGCTCGCCCACTACACGAAACTCGACGAGATCGTCGGCGACGCGATCGAGTACACGGACGACCACGACGCCGACCTCTACGTCGTCTCCGACCACGGCTTCGGCCCCATCGAGCAACTGGTCTATGTCAACCGCATCCTCGAGAACGAAGGGTATCTCTTCCGGCGCGAGGACGAGGGCACGCGCGGTGCGCTCGCGAGCCTGGGCATCTCTCGAGAGGCGATCACCGGCGCGCTCAATCGCGTCGGGATCACCGAGGAGACGCTCGTCCAGTCGCTGCCCCGGCGGCTGGTCGACTCGGTCGCCGAGCAGATCCCCGGCGATCACGCCCTCTACGACGTCGACTACGACCGCACCGTCGCGTTCGTTCACGACACGGGCAACTGCTATATCAACGACACCGAGCGCTTCGAGAGGGGCGTCGTCTCGCCGAGCGAGCGTCCGGAAGTCAAGGCCGATATCAAGGCGGTCTTCGAATCGGCGACGGACGACGACGGCGAGCCGCTGCTCGACGTCCACGACGGGGACGACCTGTTTCCGACGGACGAGGACTCGCCGGATCTGGTCGTCGGCGGCCGGGAGGTCTACGAGTCCCGAAGCGGAATGTCGGAAACCGTACTCGGCGATACCGGGACCTACGATGCGAGCCACCGCAGCGAGGGGATCGTCCTGTGTCGTGGCCCCTCGATCGCCGCCGGCGCGACGTTACGCGGGGCTCGAGTGGTCGATATCGCGCCGACCCTGCTCCACGGCATCGGCGAACCGGTGCCCGAAAACGCCGACGGGCGGGTGCTGTTCGACGCCTTCGACGAGGACGGCACGCCGGCGAAGACCAAAGTCGAGCGGACGTCGGTCTCCAGGATCGAAAGCGACGACGACGTCGACGAGGACTTCGACGACGTGGAAGATCGGCTGAAGGGTCTTGGCTACATGGAGTAATCGGCGGATCGGCATCGAAGCGAGGTTGGGGTGACGGGTACTGGCTCTGATAGAATAACCGACATCACTGATCGCGTGGCAGCGTCACGGTGATCGTGTTTCCGTCCGGCGTTCGTTCGAAGGAGATGTGGCCGTCAGAGAGGTCGACGACCCAATAGACGAGCCACAACCCGAGCCCGGACGTATGGTAGACGTCGTTCATTCGCCAGTCGCCGGTCAGCACGCGAAACTCGACTTCGGGAATCGGCGGACAGCTGTCCCGAATCGCGATGTCGACGGCGTCCGGGCGACACTGGACGGTAACCGACAGCTCCGGTGTGCCCGCCGATTCGTGTTGGACGGCGTTCTCGAGCAGTTCCGTCACGGCGAGTTGGATCTCGTGTAACACGCGCGCGACCGCCGAGTCCGGAAGCGATGTCTCGATCGCTGCCTCGGGGTACTGCTCCCGTATCGTCCGGATCGCATCGGTGACGACCGGGACCAGGTCGATCGACTCCGGGACCGACCGCTCGGTGAGCAGATCAATGATCTCGCGTTGCTTGTCCGCGCTCTCGAGCAGGCTCTGCCCCTGTCGACGAATGGTCTCCGCGCGCTCGCGGGACGAAGCGTCTCCCTCGCTGGCGATCCACTCGGCGTTGCCGAGGATCACGGACAGATCGTTCCGGAGGTTGTGTCGCAGGAGGTTATCCATGACTGCCAGCTGGCGCTCCCGCCGTCGGCGATCGGTGATATCTCGGGAGAATCCGACGATCCGATCGACGTCACCGTCTTCGACGATCGGTTCGGCCTGTACCCAGACCCAGCGGCTGTAATCCGTCTCCGGATTGATTCGGTATTCGACATTGACCGATTCGCCGGCCGAAGCCCGCCGCATCGCGTCCTCGACGCAGGGAACGTCGTCGGGGTGGATGGGCTCGAGGAAGTTCTGCGGGTTCGCCTCGAGGTCGTCGATGGACTGGCCGAAGACATCCTCGTAGGCCGGGTTGACGAAGAGGAGGTCGGCCCACTCGTCGTCGAACATCCACAGGACGTCCCCGACGGTCCCGGCGATCGTCCGAAGACGGCTTTCGGCGTCGCGGCGGTCTTCCTCGGCTGCCACCTGCTCCGTAATATCTCGCGAGCTGACCACGTAGCCATCGATGATGTCGTCCGGCAGACTCGTGAACCGGCTCTCGAGCCAGACCCACCCGCCGCTGTCGGTCGCGTGACGGTACCGGACCGTCGCCGACAACCCCTCCGAGTCACGAACTCGCTCGAACTGATCGCGGACTGCCTCTCTGTCGTCGGGATGGACGTACTCCGAGGCGTTCGTGCCGACGAGTTGCTCCGGGTCGTATCCGAGAAGGGGCCGGACAGCCCGGTTGACGTAGACGTACGTGTACGCCTCGTCGAGGACGGCAATCTTGTCCTGGGCGTGCTCGAGCAAGACCGGAGCCAGATCGCCGATTTCGACGTCCATCGTGCCAATATGGCATCAATTCACACAGCATGAAGAAAAGCATGGCGGTGATAGCGTTAGCGAATCACCGGACATGCCACCGACGCGTTACCGATCGGATCGGACGCGCCGAACGCCGGTCTTCGCCGCGATCCAGGCCGGATACGCGGCGTTGTAGAGGGCGTTCGGGGCGTTCCTCGCACCGGCTCGAAGGAGCCGATGTGAGAGTGGCGGGTCGGAGACGGAGATCAACTCGTCGAGATCGACCCCCTCGAGCCACTCGAAGAACGCCCGCTCGGCCGGCGTGGCGGGCTCCGTTTCCCGCACGCGGTCGCGGATGTCCGCCCACATGTGCCGTTCGTCCTGCCCGAGGACCCAGTCACCGCCCTCGAGGGAGCGCCGGAGCCGGGCGTAGTCCGAGTCGGCGAACGGATACCCGTGATCGGACGGCTCGAGTCCCGAGAGGCGGAGGCCGACGGCAGTGCGGTAACATTTCTCACACTCGCCGCAGTTCCCGTCCATCCGATCGTTACAGGTCTGGAGCTGGAGGGTCGGGTCCTCGTCGCGGACGTACTCGGCGATGACGTCGAGTCGTTCCTGTCGGGTGAGGTCGTAGGCGTCGTGGTGACACCGCGTCCCGGTCCATCGGACGTGCTCGTCGATGTCGGGGCGGGATCCCCACTCGAGGTCGATCCCATCCCAGTGGGTCGCTGCGACGGAGAGATCGTCCATCCCGCGCGCGTAGGCCATCGGCGCACAGAGGCCGAGGAGCCCGAGTCCGTGGCCGACGGAGCTGTACCAGCCGCCGTCGACGTAGCGCTTGTAGTGCGCCAGCAACATGGGATGGTCGAGAAAGGAGAGCATGTTCGACTCGACGAACGCGGTCTCGCAGTCGTGGTCGTCGGCGAACCTCGAGACGCGCGTTCGGAGGGCGTCCCACTCGTCGTCGTCCGACGCGTCAGGGGTGATCGTCCACCCCCGGATGCTGATCAGCGTCGGCGACTCCCCGCGGTGACGGACGTACGAACACGTCGAGTCGACCCCACCGGTAAAGAGCAGTCCGTGCTCGCCGCTCGTCTCGGGATCGGGATCGATCGTTCGGCGCGCGTAAAGCGTGCCGCCGTCGATGAAGTCGTACATCTCGGACAGCGACTCACGGACGTCCTCGAGGGCGCGTGCGAACGTCGCGTCGACCTCGTCGACGTAGACGTCGGCCCCGTTGGCCCACGCGACCGGACACACCTGCGCGAGAACCGGGATCGCGAGCACGCCAGGGGGAACGTCCGCGATCGACACGTCGTAGCTCGTTCGGAACGGCTCGTCGGTGACGAACCGCTCGAGGTCACCCGAACAGCGAACCGAGCACTCGAGGGTCCCGTCGGTGGCCGAGAGCCGATCGATGATGAGCGATGACATATGGGGATCGTTCCTCGAGGGGATCACGACCGGCTACAAAAACCATCGGAACCGTTGATCGATCGGGAACGGAGAAATCGATCCATAGCCGACTGTCCGGTCCCCATAGGGACAGTGTAACCGACGCCGGCAGCTGGTTTCGTGGGTAGGAGCCGTATAACAAACCCCGACAGCCCCGAGAGAGCGGGCAACAGATGCGTATCGAGACTGGTCCGGAAACGCGTGGCTCGGAGACGCCCGACCCGGCGGGGCCCGGCCCGAACGAGGACGGTGAGAACGCATGAGACGGTCGACGCTCGACGTGACGGTCGCAGTCGGGTTCCTCGCGGTCGCGATCGGAATCGCAGTCGCGAGAGCGAACCCGGCGACCGCATACGAGGCGTCGGTCTATGCGGGGACGCCGACGCTCGTCTGGGCTGGCTTTGCACTCGCGCTCGCGATCGCGGTCGGGACGACCCTCTCCTGTCGCGGTCGCCAGCAAGGACTCGGGATCGCACTCGGCGCGACGACGGTCACGGCGCTCGTGAGTCTCCCAGTGATCCGGAACTATCACTTCGCCGGGATGGGGGACGCGCTGACACACCTGGGCTGGACGCGGGACATCACCGCCGGCGGGACCCTCCCACACGAACTGTTCTATCCGGGATTGCACGCCATCGCAACGGTCTTGCACTTCACTGGGGGCGTGTCGATCGAACGGGGCCTCCTGATCGGCATGGTCGTCCTGTTCGTGCCGTTCCTGATCTTCGTCCCGCTCGTCGTCCGCGATATGGCGGGCGACGGGGCCGCCGTCGGGTTCGCCGCGATCGTCTCCTGGATGGTGTTACCGATCAACAATATCGCGACGCACATGGGCGTCCACACCAACTCGAACGCCCTGTTTCTCGTTCCCGCCGTGCTCTTCGCGATCGTCGCGTTCCTCCGGCGACGGGCGACGATCGAACGGCTCCCGTTCGGACTGTCGCCGTTTAGCGTGCTCGTCTTTCTGACCGCGCTCTTGCTCCTGCTGGTCCACCCCCAGCAGATGTTCAACGTCGTCATCCTCGTCGGCGCGATCGGCGGCGTCCAGTATCTCGCCCGTCGGCGATTCGACGACCACCCGATGCTCGAGCATCCGACGGTGTACGCACAGACGCTCGTCCTCGGCGGGATGTTCGGCCTGTGGGCACTGGGCAACGAGCGGTTCAGGAGTGCGGCGTCGGGGCTCGTGTACGGACTGCTCGCACAGGATGTCGGCGCAGGGGCCGAAGTCGGCCAGCGCGGTGGATCGTTGACCGAGATCGGCGGGAGCCTCGGCGAACTGTTCGTGAAGATGTTCCTGGATGCGGCGATCGTCGGCCTCATCGTCGGTCTGTTCGTCCTGGTCGTCTGGCTGGGTCGGACGAGCCTCGACTGGGAGGCGCAGTCGTTCGTCAACTACACCGCGATCGCGCTCTTGCCGCTCGGGGGTATGTTCGCCGTCTACTTCGTCGGCACCCCGACGATGGCGTTCCGACAGCTCGGCTTCATCTACGTCCTCATCACGATCCTCGCGGGCATCGCGATGGCTCAGTTCGCGGGTGGGCTCTCGACCGTGATCACGCGTCCGGGTGCGAACGCGGTTATGGCACTACTGCTGGGTGCCTGTCTCGTGCTCGGGTTAGTGACCGTGTTCGCGTCGCCGCTGATCTACAACCCGGGCCAGCACGTGACCCCCGAGATGATGAGCGGCTACGAAACCGGGCTCGATCGCGGTGCCGATGGGGTTCCCTACGCAGGAATGGGATACGATCCCTACCGGTACGATCACGGGATCAACGGAATCGCCGGCGGCGACGACACCATCGGGGGCGCGTCGGCGGCCACCGGTTCGGTCAACGCCAGTACGTTCTCGGCTGGCAACTACAGCGGAGCCTACCCCACCGACGAGTACTACTTCGTCCACACGGAGTGGGATACGGCCAGAGAGATCGCGGTCTACAACGAACTCAACTATCGCAAGGCCGCACTCGAGGGACTCGATACCCGGCCGGGCGTGAACAAGGTCGTCTCGAACGAGGAGTTCGAGATGTACGCCATCAGCAGCGAGGCGTGACGATCGATCCGCCTGCTGGGCCGTCCGGTGACGTTCGGAGTCGTCGTCGGCTCCCGCTACTGCTCCGAAACGGGGGCGGACAGTCGTTACAGCCGCGGTAACAGATGATTACGACCCGAGAAGGGCGAGGCTGGATGCTCGAAACGGGTCCGCCTGTGGGGACGACTGGCCGATCCACTGGCAGTGAAATCGGCCCCGAAACCGGCTCGCTACCGGAATGCATTCGTTTCCTCCGGAAACCAACGCCGACGGGCAGGAACGTTGCCGTCAAAATGGTCGTATATTCGTGAGTTTATTCTACTGTATTGTGATGTGTTTTGTAGTGTTGGAAATATAGTCTGTAAAATCAAAACATGATAGCAAGAAAAAGTTTATGAGTGTAAGGCGGGGTTACGGACATGTATGGCGCAGAATCCCCGTACGTCCGAGACGGAATCCGCTCCGACTACAGGCCGTAACAGTGAGTTAACCCGCCGTAACTACGTCCGTTCGCTCGCCGCGGTCGCGACCGCGGCGACCGCAATCGGTGGGGTCGGCACCGCTGCGGCCGAGGACGACTACGAGGTGATCGAAGCCCAGGGACAGACGATTACGATCGACGCCGGCGAGACCTGGGAGAACAAGCTCATCGACATGACGACCGGCCAGGACCTCGTCATCACCGCTCACAGCAGCGACTGGACCATCCGAAACGTCGGTTTCAAGGGCGAGAACACATCCGGCACCGGAACCGCCACCTTCGGAATCTCCGACACGAGCGGTGGCACCTGTACCGTCGAGAACGTCTACCTCGGCGACGGCTCGAGCACGGGCAACGGCAATCCCAACGGCCACGGCCAGACGGCCTTCTGGGTCGCGCCGGACCACAACGGCCACATCGACTTCGAGAACGTCAACATCCAGAACTTCGCGGACAACGCGATCTACGGCTCCGCCCCCGGCAACAAGGGCGGCGGGACGATCCACATCGATAGCAGCTTCGCCGCGAACTGTTACGTCTCCCACTTCCGACTGGGGACCGAAGGGAGCAAGGTCACGAACTCGAGTGTCTACGTCGACAGTAGCGAGGGCTACGTCGGCCGCGGCATCTGGGCGTGGGCACCCGGCACGGTCGAGGTCGAGGGCTGCCAGATCGAGATGAACGGCCAGAACAACGCCATCGTCGCCGGTGCGAACGGGAACCCGACGGAGGTCGCCGTCACGGAATCCGATTACGACGACCAGGCCGGGATCTCCGAAGCGGCTGGCTCGAGCGTCCAGCTCGGCGACGACGTCGGTACCGACCCCGAAGCCTACATCCCCGACGGCGTCCCGACGAGCCCCGAAGAAGCGGCATCGGGCGCAGGGAACTGACGCGCCCGCTGCCGATCTACTGGTTCCGCTGACGTCCCCCTCCACCACACGCGGATACGGCGCTGTGATCCCCTGCTGACGCGAATCCCTCCACCACACGCGGATACAGCGCTATAATCCCCTGCTGACGCGAATCCCTCCACCACGGGGCGGCAGTCCCGTGGCCTTCGCCGAACGCGTTCGCTGTCGTCGGTCGGTTTTCGAACGATCCCTTTTGACCGACGAGGACCCGTTGTACCTATAGTAGTCACTGAAACGATTCACACACTGATCGCAGCGCCGTCGTGCGATCAGGTGTGCAATGACTTTCAGTGACTACGATAGCGGTTCGATATCGTCAGCCAGCCGAACGGCCCTCTGCTGGAGCCCGAACGCGAAACGACAGCGAGGCATTCGTTTCGGCCGGCGAACACAGGGGTTCAGGAAACGAGCGCGACAACACGAGCCGTCGCTTTCCGCAGTCGCCTCCGGAGTCGGTACGCGATGTTTTCACACGTCTGGGAACGACCCAGGGCGAACCCGGACGGAGTAGTCGACAGTCCAGCAGCTCCGATCGACGAGACGAAGCCGATTACTCCCGCGGTGACCGGTACTGGACCGTCCCACTGGATCGAGAATCGTGACTGATCAGGTTCTCGAGCGACGGGAATCGCGAGAAAGAGGTCGAATTACGCGACTCGGCTGCGAGGCGGACTCGTCACGGAGCCGAACTACTGCTCGCGCGCGTTGTACTGAATGTCGACCGTCGCATCGCCGAGAACCTGGCCGTCCACGATGTCGCCGTCGAACCAGTAGGCGTCGAGCCAGTCGCCGACGCCGCCCCGAACCGTCGTGTCCTCGACGACGTCCCCATCGTCGATCGACGCGTTGCGATACTGTGCTTTCATCACGGTGCCGTCCACGCGGAACGAGTACGTACTCGGCTCGGCCGTCTCGGTGCCGTCGAAGACGATCGCGTGAGGGAGCAGTTTCGGATCGCCGTACTCCTCGAGGTCGATCTCCTCGCCGTCGACCGTGATCGTCGGCGTCCCGCCGGTCAGCGAGACGTCGGTCAGGACGCCCGAGAAGTTAAATCGGAGGCTGTCGTCGGTGACGGTGCTCTGGGCCGTCGATCCGGAGATCGTCGTCGCCTCGTCTTCGGGCGATTCCTCGCCCGCGAGTTCGATCTCGCCGTCGACGGTGATTTCGAACGCGACCGGCGTTCCCGTCCCCTGGACCTCGAGGACGTGGGGGAGATCGGTGCCGAAGTCCGAGGGATCGACCCGCTCCCCGTTGACCGAGACGGTTCCCGGTCCGTCGACGGTCAGTTCCTCGATCTCGCCGCTGTAGCGGAAGGCGTCCTTCCAGTCGGCGACGGCACCGTAGACGGTCCCGTCCTCGATGGCGTCCTCGTCGTCGATCGAGGCCCCGTCGTACGTGCTTCGTTCGACGTCTCCGGTGACGGTGAACTCGTATCGGGTCGCGTCCTCGTCGCTGCCATCGATGAGGACGACGTTCTGCAGGACGTCGTCGATATCGGCGGGATCGATCTCGACGCCGTTGACGCGGACGGTCGCGTTACCGTCCACCGACAGTCGCTCGATCTGCCCGTCGAAACGGAACGCATCGAGGTAGTCGGCGACGGTGCCGCTGGCGCGGGTGCCGTCGACGGTCGCGGCCTCGTCGATCGTCGCGTTCTCGTCGGTACTCGGCTCGACCGCGTCGCTGACGACGAACTCGTAGCTGGTGGTTTCCGCCGTCCCGTTCCCGTCGAAAACGATCGTGTTCAGCAGCGACGACTCCGCGTCGTCGTCCGCGTCATCCTGGGGCGGTTGGGTACTGCTCGTGCCCCCGGATGCGGCCTCCTCCGCGGAAGTCGGTACTCCTTCCGGCATCGAGAGGTCAGGGTTGGAACCGAGCCCGCTCCCGCGGGAGAGGCGGACATCGCCACGCTGACTGATTCCGTCGAACTGGGTCTC contains:
- a CDS encoding DUF362 domain-containing protein; this encodes MSTARVRAAAVDAAERRGGWLPDIDRRVALFESPVRDVLEPAVDALADADRITLVPDAHYPFHPSSGMVTDPAVIGAIVARLEGRTDADIAVAGASDEHISFDRTVQYLGYESLLEGFDADAVDLADEPRTGDLSALEDAPVALSVPNRLAEGAVIVVPSLRATAAGPVAGAMRTLADLVDCDAASDRAAVAATRAVDPAVAVLDATTAYGGDPVAGDTLFAGSAPAVDAVATSLLGRSFESDGALETVRGDRGPISVEGDADFDRLRERIPDGELPPSDDMHPAVSTAYRVYAAVAGDAVPPQLEGGR
- a CDS encoding Gfo/Idh/MocA family protein; translated protein: MVRPLLDRLTDSNALSLGILGVGNIGIVHLKSAVAMPDVEVVAAADAVPENRARAERAGASRTYDDYGTLLESEELDAAVVALPPFLHADAVEQAAQAGVDVFVEKPLARSTEEADALLATASEADIAVGVDHTLRYQPDMVGVKEAYDQGSVGHVPYASITRLNDGPLGRPPADGQPPAWPLDPDAAGGGSLLELGVHCFDVLEWLFGDLEVRDASLGQSLEIDVEDAATVLMEAPETGTTITLHCGSYQWEQLPEVNTRLRLEGVTGTISNRDHLPEHFYAGAARAALSNVASRFTGDDPDVFGPTFYLQAHYDALADFCGAIRAGERPPVDGADGRRTLALAERAAELAAAEPAATDHDRDEPETPEVSL
- a CDS encoding polysaccharide deacetylase family protein; the protein is MGSVVISLDAELGWGFHDLVEPPSDRVEAGRRGWSVMLELLSEFDVPATWGVVGHLMLDSCDGTHAEHPAPDGWFERERTAWADRDDLRFGPDLVSAITESDVDHEFASHSFSHVLFGRPETDRELADAELERCRELAADWNQSLDSFIYPRNDVGHRDVLADHGITAYRGRSPTRDGVRGVFDSTIRDRSMLVEPAIDEHGLVDVPASMFLFGFEGPARTVAESIWEDPMVALARRGIDEATRSDGLFHMWLHPNNLTHDRDDRRMRAILSYLDRQRSATELTVETMTDVAQQVVGPAGDAERATASWN
- a CDS encoding alkaline phosphatase family protein; translated protein: MSGSTTPSERAFVLGLDGVPWRLIERWSDEGHLPNVARLREEGASGRLDSTRPPTTPLAWPSIATGVWPDKHGIYGFQNLSSEYSHEMYTSRDLEQPALWDQLGPAHVGNVPMTYPAREIDGTMVAGMMTPSRNQKWTYPADLGDEIDSRIPNYEISLDYPEYADRPAEFEAAVDDMLANRRELMQLQMDRAGDDWQLFFFVYTAPDRFQHLVWDMDRLLAHYTKLDEIVGDAIEYTDDHDADLYVVSDHGFGPIEQLVYVNRILENEGYLFRREDEGTRGALASLGISREAITGALNRVGITEETLVQSLPRRLVDSVAEQIPGDHALYDVDYDRTVAFVHDTGNCYINDTERFERGVVSPSERPEVKADIKAVFESATDDDGEPLLDVHDGDDLFPTDEDSPDLVVGGREVYESRSGMSETVLGDTGTYDASHRSEGIVLCRGPSIAAGATLRGARVVDIAPTLLHGIGEPVPENADGRVLFDAFDEDGTPAKTKVERTSVSRIESDDDVDEDFDDVEDRLKGLGYME
- a CDS encoding PAS domain-containing protein, whose product is MDVEIGDLAPVLLEHAQDKIAVLDEAYTYVYVNRAVRPLLGYDPEQLVGTNASEYVHPDDREAVRDQFERVRDSEGLSATVRYRHATDSGGWVWLESRFTSLPDDIIDGYVVSSRDITEQVAAEEDRRDAESRLRTIAGTVGDVLWMFDDEWADLLFVNPAYEDVFGQSIDDLEANPQNFLEPIHPDDVPCVEDAMRRASAGESVNVEYRINPETDYSRWVWVQAEPIVEDGDVDRIVGFSRDITDRRRRERQLAVMDNLLRHNLRNDLSVILGNAEWIASEGDASSRERAETIRRQGQSLLESADKQREIIDLLTERSVPESIDLVPVVTDAIRTIREQYPEAAIETSLPDSAVARVLHEIQLAVTELLENAVQHESAGTPELSVTVQCRPDAVDIAIRDSCPPIPEVEFRVLTGDWRMNDVYHTSGLGLWLVYWVVDLSDGHISFERTPDGNTITVTLPRDQ
- a CDS encoding right-handed parallel beta-helix repeat-containing protein, with product MARDNSVSDDDDLADRSSESGDTTGNNGLLDRRSYLKLTGAASVVGGGLATGSAAAAEEYEVIEASNEWYNIDDGEVFENKIIDFSNGNWFGLYARESTDWTIRNVGFVGTHRHDKHAIAVADVGGNTSTIENVYMGDGCIRPSSYSSHGQCGIWVAPEHSGHIDIRNCNVQDWPNNGIYASAPGYNGNGGTVHIDSCYAANNYVSSYRLSSDGSKCTNSVAYNDSDGRFNGRCFWGWNPGRMTVSGCDFSSGSYNDAIHLGRNGETTRITIEETQFDGISQRGDVRLSRGSGLGSNPDLSMPEGVPTSAEEAASGGTSSTQPPQDDADDDAESSLLNTIVFDGNGTAETTSYEFVVSDAVEPSTDENATIDEAATVDGTRASGTVADYLDAFRFDGQIERLSVDGNATVRVNGVEIDPADIDDVLQNVVLIDGSDEDATRYEFTVTGDVERSTYDGASIDDEDAIEDGTVYGAVADWKDAFRYSGEIEELTVDGPGTVSVNGERVDPSDFGTDLPHVLEVQGTGTPVAFEITVDGEIELAGEESPEDEATTISGSTAQSTVTDDSLRFNFSGVLTDVSLTGGTPTITVDGEEIDLEEYGDPKLLPHAIVFDGTETAEPSTYSFRVDGTVMKAQYRNASIDDGDVVEDTTVRGGVGDWLDAYWFDGDIVDGQVLGDATVDIQYNAREQ